From Zavarzinella sp., one genomic window encodes:
- the aat gene encoding leucyl/phenylalanyl-tRNA--protein transferase — MSEQPRDIIRYWYDPRSAGEDGLIGVGGDLTAATLRQAYQDGVFPWFNEDDPIMWWSPDPRGVFSVAEGIYISHRLARRLRTVSWKITCNQAFSDVMQACSVRQEGSWIHERMIRAYSRFHRTGFAHSIEVWDSTELIGGVYGVAVGALFAAESMFHRATDASKVALVYLMQHLRKQNFLVMDTQMTTPHTKSMGAFDIPRGCYLDILDRLAKEKDVHFQPEQFSGEWKN; from the coding sequence ATGAGCGAGCAGCCCAGGGATATTATTCGTTATTGGTACGACCCCCGAAGTGCGGGAGAAGACGGCTTGATTGGCGTGGGCGGTGATTTGACAGCTGCCACGTTGAGACAGGCTTATCAGGACGGTGTTTTTCCCTGGTTTAATGAAGACGACCCAATTATGTGGTGGTCGCCTGATCCGAGAGGGGTTTTCAGCGTCGCTGAAGGAATCTACATTTCCCACCGTCTAGCACGTCGACTTCGCACGGTTTCGTGGAAAATCACATGTAATCAAGCATTCAGCGATGTAATGCAAGCGTGTTCGGTGCGACAGGAAGGCAGTTGGATTCATGAACGAATGATTCGAGCTTACAGCAGATTTCACCGTACTGGTTTTGCCCACAGTATTGAAGTTTGGGACAGTACGGAGTTAATTGGCGGTGTCTACGGAGTTGCGGTGGGAGCTCTTTTTGCAGCGGAATCGATGTTTCATCGTGCCACCGATGCCTCGAAAGTAGCACTTGTCTACTTGATGCAGCACCTTCGAAAACAGAATTTTCTGGTGATGGATACCCAAATGACCACCCCACATACGAAATCAATGGGGGCATTTGATATCCCGCGTGGATGCTATCTTGATATTCTTGATCGACTGGCAAAAGAAAAAGACGTACATTTCCAACCAGAGCAATTTTCTGGCGAATGGAAAAATTAG
- a CDS encoding ATP-binding protein, translated as MSTGTAVAEIAELAGGFVHEVKNHVSTLNLNLQLLAEDFAQPESPKERRAQQRINRLLNQCQRLVSISNDFLRFARAEQLYKQSTDIHSVVQEMIDFFQPTSNAAGIEIVLHASPSIPLIMVDQQLLKQALLNLMMNAEQAMPEGGEIILQTRLEDDFVVLDVIDNGKGIPSEQIPKLFQPFHTTKPGGSGLGLPTTRRIVEAHGGKILVQSEVGKGTMFSLYFPK; from the coding sequence ATGAGCACGGGTACTGCTGTTGCCGAAATTGCGGAACTGGCAGGGGGTTTCGTGCATGAGGTGAAAAATCACGTCAGCACGCTGAATCTGAACCTGCAACTTCTTGCAGAAGATTTTGCCCAACCGGAAAGCCCAAAGGAAAGGCGAGCACAACAACGAATCAATCGATTATTGAACCAGTGCCAGAGACTTGTTTCAATTTCGAACGATTTTCTTCGTTTCGCACGTGCAGAACAACTCTACAAGCAATCAACGGATATTCATTCCGTAGTTCAGGAAATGATCGACTTTTTTCAGCCCACTTCAAATGCGGCTGGTATCGAAATTGTCCTGCACGCTTCTCCCAGTATTCCGTTGATCATGGTTGATCAGCAACTTCTGAAACAGGCGTTACTAAATCTGATGATGAATGCTGAGCAGGCCATGCCAGAAGGTGGGGAGATTATTTTGCAGACACGTCTTGAAGACGACTTTGTGGTGCTGGATGTGATCGACAACGGAAAAGGCATTCCTTCAGAGCAGATTCCAAAGCTTTTTCAACCGTTTCACACCACGAAACCAGGTGGGAGTGGGCTTGGTTTGCCAACTACTCGAAGAATTGTCGAAGCCCACGGTGGGAAGATTCTGGTTCAAAGTGAAGTTGGAAAAGGTACCATGTTTTCTCTTTATTTTCCAAAATAG
- a CDS encoding DUF1553 domain-containing protein, protein MKKYSLPIALFFTAVCQVSAQPLKELDYNRDVQPILSENCFHCHGPDAKQRKGNLRLDTFGGATGKDGGAVGIIPGKSNGSELVARIDSKDRFEMMPPPDSNRKMTPEQKAILKIWIDQGAKYAPHWAFVPPKRPLVPEVPPSSQINNPIDQFIVARLTKEKISQSPEADPAKLLRRLTLDLTGLPPTLEELDTYLAADPADRYEKAVDRLLGSPRFGERMMWDWLESARYADTNGYQGDPTRAMWYWRDWALNAFNANMPFDQFSIEQLAGDLMPQPTRDQLVATGFHRNHMINGEGGRIAEESRVEYVFDRVETTGTIWMGLTFNCCRCHDHKYDPLLQKEYYQLSAFFNSIAEEGGPRAGLMEPTLSLPTPEQETQQQLLQIKIKALKDAVAPMQAELLKHYSKWLSTIDSKQLPAPLAKLLEKSASTLTAAEQQQLQKHFLELDAEYKSLQQTITKLEQNLDQLNKSIPRTMIMRDRLTPRATHVLIKGAYNQYGEKVSHGVPNVLPPMPKDTGMNRYSLAKWIMADSHPLTARVLANRFWQQFFGIGLVKTPEDFGLQGERPSHPELLDWLAVEFRDNNWDLKKFLRLLVTSHTYRQSSNYTGDIAERDPENRLLSHSGRRRLPSWMLRDQALAMAGLLVEHVGGPPVRGYQPPGIWEDATFGQIKYTQQTGTALYRRSIYQFWRRIVGPTMFFDVANRQNCVVQVTQTNTPLHALTLMNDVTYVEAARVIAQNLISTNASTSDRIKQLFREATARPPSAEETVILLQRYEGYLKTFTSKQDEAKALLQVGESKPPASLNAVELAAWTSMAMLVLNLDEVLSQE, encoded by the coding sequence ATGAAAAAATATTCTCTCCCCATCGCACTTTTTTTCACTGCTGTTTGCCAAGTTTCCGCACAGCCACTGAAGGAACTCGATTACAATCGAGACGTGCAGCCAATTCTGAGCGAAAACTGCTTTCATTGCCACGGTCCGGATGCCAAGCAACGGAAAGGAAACCTGCGTCTGGATACATTCGGAGGTGCCACTGGCAAAGATGGTGGTGCCGTGGGGATTATTCCAGGAAAAAGCAACGGCAGTGAGTTGGTGGCCCGCATCGACAGCAAAGATCGCTTTGAAATGATGCCCCCGCCAGATTCCAATCGGAAGATGACCCCTGAACAGAAGGCAATCCTGAAAATCTGGATCGACCAGGGTGCAAAATACGCACCACACTGGGCATTCGTACCGCCAAAGCGGCCACTTGTTCCAGAAGTACCCCCAAGTAGCCAGATAAACAATCCGATTGATCAGTTTATTGTGGCTCGCCTGACCAAAGAAAAAATTAGCCAATCTCCTGAAGCGGATCCTGCAAAACTGCTGAGGCGATTGACTCTAGATCTAACTGGCTTACCACCCACGCTGGAAGAATTAGACACCTATTTGGCTGCAGATCCTGCAGATCGCTACGAAAAGGCCGTGGATCGCTTGCTGGGATCACCAAGGTTTGGTGAGCGGATGATGTGGGACTGGTTGGAATCTGCCCGTTACGCAGATACCAATGGCTATCAGGGCGATCCAACGCGGGCAATGTGGTACTGGCGTGACTGGGCATTAAATGCTTTCAATGCCAACATGCCATTCGACCAATTTTCAATTGAACAATTGGCAGGCGACTTGATGCCACAACCTACAAGGGATCAACTTGTTGCTACGGGTTTTCACCGCAACCACATGATCAATGGTGAAGGTGGTCGTATTGCAGAAGAATCTCGCGTGGAGTATGTGTTCGATCGCGTGGAAACCACCGGGACCATCTGGATGGGGCTTACCTTCAACTGCTGTCGGTGCCACGACCATAAATATGATCCGCTGCTGCAAAAAGAATATTACCAGTTGAGTGCGTTCTTTAATTCGATTGCTGAAGAAGGTGGGCCTCGTGCAGGACTAATGGAACCAACACTTTCCTTGCCCACACCCGAACAGGAAACCCAGCAACAATTGTTGCAGATAAAAATAAAAGCGCTGAAAGATGCTGTGGCACCAATGCAGGCCGAATTATTGAAGCATTATTCGAAATGGCTTTCAACAATCGATAGCAAACAACTTCCCGCACCACTTGCTAAATTATTGGAAAAATCTGCATCAACACTTACAGCAGCCGAACAACAGCAATTGCAGAAGCATTTTTTGGAATTGGATGCGGAATACAAATCGCTGCAGCAAACGATCACCAAGTTAGAGCAGAATCTGGATCAGCTCAACAAATCAATACCCAGAACGATGATTATGCGAGACCGCCTCACTCCACGTGCGACACATGTGTTGATCAAAGGTGCCTATAACCAATACGGTGAAAAAGTTTCGCATGGCGTGCCAAATGTGTTGCCACCGATGCCGAAAGACACAGGAATGAACCGATATTCTTTGGCTAAATGGATCATGGCCGATTCTCATCCCCTAACAGCTCGGGTATTGGCGAATCGATTCTGGCAGCAATTTTTTGGTATTGGCCTGGTAAAAACTCCTGAAGATTTCGGTTTGCAGGGTGAACGGCCTTCCCATCCGGAGTTACTCGATTGGCTGGCAGTGGAGTTTCGCGATAACAATTGGGATCTGAAGAAATTCCTTCGCCTGCTGGTAACCAGTCATACTTATCGGCAATCTTCCAACTACACTGGAGACATCGCTGAACGTGACCCTGAAAATCGCCTGCTCTCCCACAGTGGGCGACGACGACTACCCAGTTGGATGTTGCGTGATCAGGCGCTGGCAATGGCAGGATTACTGGTTGAGCATGTGGGTGGCCCACCAGTGCGGGGCTATCAGCCACCTGGAATCTGGGAAGATGCCACCTTCGGCCAGATCAAATATACCCAGCAAACTGGCACTGCCCTTTACCGGAGAAGCATCTATCAGTTCTGGCGTCGAATTGTCGGCCCTACCATGTTTTTTGATGTCGCCAACCGGCAGAATTGTGTTGTCCAGGTGACACAAACAAACACCCCACTGCATGCTTTAACCTTGATGAACGATGTCACCTATGTCGAAGCAGCACGGGTAATTGCACAGAACCTCATATCAACAAACGCTTCCACAAGTGACCGGATAAAACAATTGTTCCGTGAGGCAACGGCCCGCCCACCCTCAGCAGAAGAAACAGTCATTTTATTGCAGCGCTATGAGGGTTATCTGAAAACGTTCACTTCAAAGCAAGATGAGGCAAAAGCACTGCTTCAGGTGGGGGAAAGTAAACCACCAGCCAGCCTGAATGCTGTTGAATTAGCTGCGTGGACCAGTATGGCGATGCTGGTTCTGAATCTCGATGAAGTATTGAGCCAGGAGTAA
- a CDS encoding DUF1501 domain-containing protein encodes MMHHKSQIQAELTRRALFSNTAGGLGTFALADLLHQSGAAQEATTALPGLPHFAPKAKRVIYLFMNGAPPHLDTFDYKPKMEKFRGQEIPDRSTRINDYPQ; translated from the coding sequence ATGATGCACCACAAATCACAAATTCAGGCAGAACTTACCCGGCGTGCGTTGTTCTCTAACACCGCGGGTGGACTGGGTACCTTTGCCCTGGCAGATCTTCTTCACCAAAGTGGTGCTGCCCAGGAAGCTACTACTGCGTTACCAGGATTACCTCATTTTGCCCCAAAAGCAAAACGTGTGATCTATCTTTTCATGAATGGTGCCCCACCCCACCTGGATACGTTTGATTACAAACCAAAGATGGAAAAGTTTCGTGGGCAGGAAATCCCGGATCGATCCACAAGAATCAACGATTATCCACAATGA
- a CDS encoding DUF1501 domain-containing protein: MTQGAKKLVLPPYPKFQQHGKSGAWVCDFLPHTAKIVDDICFVKSMHSSAVNHAPAITFFLTGSEMPGRPSMGSWLSYGLGDSSKNLPSFCVMTSRDKEASCGQIFYDFYWGSGFLPSRHQGVKFRSGGDPVLYLSNPNGFSREARRGMLDDLAKLNQMHHQRVQDPEILTRIAQYEMAYRMQASVPELTDFKSETKQVLESYGPDVMRAGSFAYNCLMARRLVERGVRFVQLMHAGWDHHRNLTYQFETQCKDTDQPAAALVQDLKRLGLLEDTLVIWGGEFGRTPFLQGDFANKKNWGRDHHPYAFTIWMAGGGVKPGISYGSSDDFGYNAVENRVDAHDFAATILHLLGIDHEKLTFRFQGRQYRLTDVHGKVVKNILA, encoded by the coding sequence ATGACCCAGGGTGCAAAAAAACTGGTACTTCCACCCTACCCGAAGTTTCAGCAGCATGGCAAGTCAGGTGCCTGGGTTTGCGATTTTCTTCCCCACACGGCAAAGATCGTTGACGACATTTGTTTTGTGAAGTCGATGCATTCCAGTGCGGTCAACCACGCACCTGCAATTACGTTCTTTCTGACAGGTTCGGAAATGCCAGGCCGACCCAGTATGGGTTCCTGGCTGAGTTACGGATTAGGCGATTCCAGCAAAAACCTGCCTTCGTTCTGTGTGATGACTTCTCGAGATAAAGAAGCGAGTTGCGGCCAGATTTTCTACGATTTTTACTGGGGCAGTGGCTTTCTGCCTTCCCGTCATCAGGGTGTGAAATTCCGTAGCGGTGGTGACCCTGTCTTATATTTAAGCAACCCAAACGGCTTCAGCCGTGAAGCCCGGCGGGGCATGCTGGATGATCTTGCCAAATTGAATCAGATGCACCATCAGCGGGTGCAGGATCCGGAAATTCTGACTCGGATTGCCCAGTACGAAATGGCGTATCGGATGCAGGCAAGCGTACCGGAATTAACTGATTTCAAATCAGAAACGAAGCAGGTGCTGGAGTCTTATGGACCAGATGTTATGCGAGCAGGTTCATTTGCGTACAACTGCCTGATGGCACGAAGGCTGGTGGAACGTGGGGTGCGTTTTGTGCAATTGATGCACGCTGGCTGGGATCACCACCGCAATTTGACCTACCAATTCGAAACGCAATGCAAAGATACCGATCAACCCGCTGCAGCTCTGGTACAGGACTTAAAACGCCTGGGCCTGCTGGAAGACACCCTGGTAATCTGGGGTGGGGAGTTCGGCAGAACACCATTTCTACAAGGTGATTTTGCGAACAAGAAAAACTGGGGACGCGATCACCACCCCTATGCGTTCACAATCTGGATGGCAGGTGGTGGAGTGAAGCCTGGGATCTCTTATGGTTCATCTGACGATTTTGGTTACAATGCAGTCGAAAACCGCGTTGATGCCCATGATTTTGCGGCAACTATCCTGCATCTGCTTGGAATTGACCACGAAAAACTGACTTTTCGTTTTCAAGGAAGGCAATATCGCCTGACCGATGTCCATGGCAAAGTTGTGAAAAATATCCTTGCTTAA
- a CDS encoding ThuA domain-containing protein: MRYLSILVFISLNASWCQSQEQMVDPYDQSKVELEKLPPAGFKGKRIVLVAGTPSHRAGDHEFFAGTAILCNLLKQTENVWPIMVRGGWPKNEAVFDNADALVFYMDGRGGHPVVKKDDKGDRMDRIQKLIDRGVGWVNLHYAVDYLPVHGKRVLGWMGGYYEPDYSINPHWDAAFRALPKHPVTSGVKPFVINDEWYYNMRFVEGMKNVTPILTAIPPDNTRRTEAARMHPGRPEHVAWTYERKDGGRGFGFTGGHFHRNWGDENFRKLVVNAILWSAKVEVPEGGASVKFDPKDLNINLDKKGKEAFKPILPPTPKVPGE, from the coding sequence ATGCGTTACCTCTCCATCCTCGTTTTCATCAGTCTGAATGCTTCCTGGTGCCAAAGCCAGGAACAGATGGTCGATCCGTATGATCAGTCGAAAGTAGAACTGGAAAAACTACCTCCAGCGGGGTTCAAAGGAAAACGGATTGTGCTCGTAGCTGGCACACCCAGCCATCGAGCGGGCGATCATGAGTTTTTTGCTGGCACTGCGATCCTTTGCAACCTGCTAAAGCAAACTGAAAATGTGTGGCCTATTATGGTTCGTGGCGGCTGGCCCAAAAATGAAGCTGTGTTCGACAATGCCGACGCACTGGTCTTTTACATGGATGGTCGCGGTGGACACCCCGTGGTGAAAAAAGACGACAAAGGTGACCGGATGGACCGAATTCAAAAACTGATTGATCGTGGTGTCGGCTGGGTCAATCTTCACTATGCCGTTGATTATCTTCCTGTCCATGGAAAAAGAGTACTTGGCTGGATGGGTGGGTACTATGAACCGGATTATTCCATTAACCCGCACTGGGATGCTGCCTTTCGTGCTCTGCCGAAACATCCAGTAACCAGTGGGGTGAAACCATTCGTGATCAATGATGAATGGTATTACAACATGCGTTTCGTTGAAGGGATGAAAAATGTCACACCGATTCTGACTGCAATCCCACCAGATAATACACGACGTACCGAAGCAGCCCGCATGCACCCCGGCAGACCAGAACATGTTGCCTGGACGTACGAACGCAAAGATGGTGGGCGGGGCTTTGGTTTTACCGGTGGGCATTTCCACCGAAACTGGGGGGATGAAAACTTCCGTAAACTAGTAGTGAATGCTATTCTGTGGTCGGCGAAAGTGGAAGTCCCTGAAGGCGGGGCATCAGTAAAGTTCGATCCGAAAGATCTGAACATCAATCTTGATAAGAAAGGGAAAGAAGCTTTCAAACCAATCCTGCCGCCCACACCCAAGGTGCCAGGAGAGTAA
- a CDS encoding fumarylacetoacetate hydrolase family protein codes for MRLCRFNADNVTQVGFYFDDLVVPIDPIEHELETHENCLVDFVNDPLIAQLFENILLSGRRTGIPTEDIELLVPIGSPRKIFLLAGNYAAHVVERGGIVAERDETFPYVFMKPPSTTLTAHGKPIIIPDIATVGVDWEIELAAVIGKRGKSIPTDLAAEHIAGYTIVNDITQRQFRPNPSRKKRERDTFFDWLHGKWFDTFCPCGPCLVRAKDISDPQSLEMTLTVNGEIQQHGSTGQMIFSVAEIISFISSMVTLEPGDIISTGTPAGVGSAKGKSLHPNDQVRATIAGIGTLANIVIGE; via the coding sequence ATGCGATTATGCCGTTTCAATGCAGACAATGTCACTCAGGTGGGCTTCTATTTTGATGATCTCGTGGTGCCAATTGACCCCATTGAGCATGAATTAGAAACACATGAAAATTGCCTGGTTGATTTTGTCAACGATCCGCTGATCGCTCAGTTATTTGAAAACATTTTGCTAAGCGGTAGGCGTACTGGCATTCCTACTGAGGATATTGAATTACTGGTGCCGATTGGTTCTCCCAGGAAAATCTTTCTGTTAGCAGGGAATTACGCGGCCCACGTGGTCGAGCGTGGGGGCATTGTTGCCGAACGGGATGAAACCTTTCCGTACGTTTTTATGAAACCCCCCAGCACCACATTAACAGCACATGGGAAACCAATTATCATCCCAGACATTGCAACCGTGGGAGTCGATTGGGAAATTGAACTGGCCGCAGTAATTGGTAAACGTGGGAAATCTATTCCCACAGACCTTGCTGCAGAACATATTGCCGGTTACACGATTGTTAACGACATTACCCAACGACAATTTCGACCTAACCCAAGCCGTAAAAAGCGAGAACGAGACACTTTTTTCGATTGGCTGCACGGGAAATGGTTTGATACGTTCTGTCCATGTGGGCCGTGCCTAGTCCGTGCAAAAGACATTTCAGACCCACAATCGCTGGAAATGACGCTCACTGTGAATGGTGAAATTCAGCAACATGGCAGCACTGGTCAGATGATCTTCAGCGTTGCTGAAATCATTTCTTTCATTTCATCGATGGTAACTCTGGAACCAGGGGATATTATCTCCACAGGCACCCCAGCTGGTGTGGGTTCTGCCAAAGGAAAATCGCTGCACCCCAACGACCAGGTGCGTGCCACCATTGCAGGAATTGGCACTTTAGCAAACATTGTTATTGGCGAATAA
- a CDS encoding PQQ-binding-like beta-propeller repeat protein has translation MFRVSCLAVVLTTGTLLAADWPQWLGPNRDSQWKESGILAKFPAGGPKKVWSQKISGGYSGPAVADGKVFVTDYVRTAGDAANNPSVMAASEGTERVLCLDAATGKELWKYEYACKYKVSYPAGPRCTPTVSGKQVFILGAMGHLNCLDVETGKVIWSKDFVKDYQSPVPMWGFTGHPLVHKDTLYCLVGGRGSLIVAFDRNTGKEKWKALDPGATGYSAPNLIQAGGTEQLVVWHPKAIVSLNPETGSKNWDVSLEPLYEMSIMSPMIENGILYAGGIGGVAVGVKLDDKQPTAKELWRGKKTTSVSPVNSNPILHDGIIYSMHELGNFVAADLKTGKRLWSSMKPLTGKEQDDFRINSGTVFMVKNGSRYFLFAETGELIIANLSAKGYEEIDRTKLIDTTHECFGRKVIWSHPAFANKSIYLRNDNEIICYSLAE, from the coding sequence ATGTTTCGAGTTAGTTGCCTGGCTGTGGTACTTACCACGGGAACATTGTTAGCGGCAGACTGGCCACAGTGGCTGGGGCCCAATCGCGATTCGCAATGGAAAGAATCTGGCATTCTCGCCAAGTTCCCAGCAGGTGGGCCTAAGAAAGTCTGGTCGCAAAAAATCTCCGGTGGATATTCTGGACCTGCAGTGGCTGATGGAAAAGTATTTGTGACAGACTACGTCCGCACAGCAGGAGATGCAGCCAACAATCCGAGTGTGATGGCCGCTTCAGAAGGGACAGAACGGGTACTGTGCCTGGATGCAGCCACAGGCAAAGAATTGTGGAAGTACGAATATGCCTGCAAATATAAAGTCAGCTATCCCGCTGGCCCACGTTGCACACCCACCGTCAGTGGGAAACAGGTTTTCATTCTTGGAGCCATGGGCCACCTCAACTGCCTGGATGTAGAAACTGGAAAAGTAATCTGGTCGAAAGATTTTGTCAAAGATTACCAGTCACCCGTGCCCATGTGGGGCTTCACTGGCCACCCACTGGTACACAAGGATACCCTCTATTGCCTGGTTGGCGGCAGAGGTTCCTTGATTGTGGCATTCGATCGTAACACTGGCAAAGAGAAATGGAAAGCACTTGATCCTGGTGCCACAGGTTATTCTGCCCCCAATTTAATTCAAGCAGGTGGTACCGAACAACTGGTCGTATGGCACCCGAAGGCAATTGTCAGCCTGAATCCGGAAACCGGCAGCAAAAACTGGGATGTTTCTCTGGAACCACTTTATGAAATGTCGATTATGTCCCCAATGATTGAAAATGGGATTCTCTATGCAGGTGGGATTGGTGGCGTAGCAGTGGGTGTGAAACTGGACGACAAACAACCCACTGCAAAAGAATTATGGCGTGGCAAGAAAACAACATCCGTGTCTCCTGTAAACTCGAACCCAATTCTACATGACGGGATTATCTACAGCATGCACGAGCTTGGCAATTTTGTTGCCGCTGATCTGAAAACCGGCAAACGATTGTGGAGTTCGATGAAACCCCTGACTGGTAAAGAACAAGACGATTTTCGCATTAATTCGGGGACTGTCTTCATGGTGAAAAATGGCTCGCGGTACTTCCTGTTTGCGGAAACTGGTGAACTGATTATTGCAAACCTGAGCGCAAAAGGTTACGAAGAAATCGATCGCACCAAACTAATCGATACAACACATGAATGTTTCGGGCGTAAGGTGATTTGGTCCCACCCAGCTTTTGCAAACAAATCAATTTACCTGCGAAATGATAACGAAATTATCTGCTATTCCCTCGCAGAATAA
- a CDS encoding PHB depolymerase family esterase, with the protein MQASETLANHQRVQLTVGASIRTWMYYAPHSAADESLPLVLMLHGAGGSSIFSATETGWSKLAEHEKFVVVYPDGLPPDKEKPAKFLTNPQEWNDGSGRALNHQDEEFIIKLISSMLDRYPINARRIYLTGFSNGAGMAFRLAAHHPELFAAIAPVAGHCWLENSPFVRQIPTYYLIGGADPLMPVAGGVTRTPWGKIENRPSVLNSLNRWRTILQLPHLTSLENTHQDGFQIQIIPNLGHHWPGGAGQMGEKLGGPHHKEIDATQLIWDFFQKHSLKSRRTDQ; encoded by the coding sequence GTGCAGGCATCTGAAACACTTGCGAACCATCAGCGGGTCCAGCTGACAGTTGGTGCCAGCATACGTACTTGGATGTATTATGCCCCACATTCAGCCGCGGATGAATCACTGCCTTTAGTGTTGATGCTCCACGGTGCGGGCGGGAGCTCCATTTTTTCCGCTACAGAAACCGGCTGGTCGAAACTGGCAGAACACGAAAAATTCGTCGTGGTTTATCCCGATGGCCTACCACCAGATAAAGAAAAACCTGCAAAGTTTCTAACGAACCCACAAGAATGGAACGATGGATCTGGACGTGCACTTAATCACCAAGATGAAGAATTTATCATTAAACTAATCTCATCTATGCTGGATCGGTATCCGATTAATGCACGAAGGATTTACTTAACAGGTTTCTCTAACGGCGCGGGAATGGCTTTTCGCCTTGCCGCACACCATCCAGAACTATTTGCAGCGATTGCCCCAGTCGCTGGGCATTGCTGGCTGGAAAATTCACCGTTCGTGCGACAGATTCCCACCTACTACCTGATTGGTGGGGCAGATCCATTAATGCCAGTGGCAGGTGGTGTTACACGCACCCCGTGGGGGAAAATTGAAAACAGACCCTCTGTTTTGAACTCATTAAATCGGTGGCGAACCATTTTGCAGCTGCCCCATTTGACTTCATTAGAAAACACTCATCAAGATGGTTTTCAGATACAAATCATCCCCAACCTGGGGCACCACTGGCCAGGTGGTGCTGGTCAGATGGGCGAAAAATTAGGTGGACCGCACCACAAAGAGATTGATGCTACCCAACTGATTTGGGATTTTTTTCAAAAACACTCTTTAAAATCAAGGAGAACTGACCAATGA
- a CDS encoding acyclic terpene utilization AtuA family protein produces MKTIRIGNGCGFWGDSIDAPKRLVRAGKLDYLTLEYLAELTMSILTRQKQKNPQAGFAHDFLTVLRSLVPELIQQPHLKIITNAGGMNPKSCAEQALALLQENNCPRAVGVLSGDDILPHLDQFHAAGEHFTNLDDGSPFESISGRIVSANAYLGAPPIAKILQAGAEIVITGRVADASLCLAPAAHEFGWGWQDWDRLAAGIVAGHLIECGAQATGGLWCNFQEISDFTNIGYPLAELSENGELIITKPEGSGGAVNTETIAEQLLYEVFDPEQYVTPDLIADFSSVRLCQNGNNRVSVLNTRGLPATSTYKVSMAYHDGYQASSTLVILGPEVTAKARLTGQLILDRLKSAGFEFQRTHIEVLGAGDSVPGTLVAGKPVDAVLHCRTRP; encoded by the coding sequence ATGAAAACGATCCGAATTGGTAATGGGTGCGGCTTTTGGGGCGATAGCATTGACGCACCAAAGCGATTGGTGCGGGCTGGGAAACTGGATTACCTGACTCTGGAGTATCTTGCTGAATTAACCATGTCGATTCTGACTCGACAGAAGCAAAAAAATCCACAGGCAGGTTTTGCTCATGATTTTCTCACCGTTTTACGTTCTCTTGTGCCAGAGTTGATTCAGCAGCCCCACCTGAAGATCATTACCAACGCAGGTGGGATGAATCCAAAGTCTTGTGCCGAGCAGGCACTCGCACTTTTGCAGGAGAATAATTGCCCACGTGCGGTGGGAGTGTTGTCTGGCGACGACATTTTGCCCCACCTGGACCAGTTTCATGCTGCCGGCGAGCACTTTACGAATCTGGACGATGGCAGTCCGTTTGAATCGATTTCAGGCAGAATCGTCAGTGCCAACGCCTATCTGGGTGCCCCACCGATTGCAAAAATACTGCAGGCTGGGGCTGAAATAGTGATCACCGGCCGTGTTGCCGATGCATCGCTCTGTTTAGCACCGGCTGCCCACGAATTCGGTTGGGGTTGGCAGGATTGGGACCGCTTGGCCGCAGGAATTGTCGCTGGCCACCTGATTGAATGCGGTGCCCAGGCCACGGGCGGATTGTGGTGCAACTTTCAGGAAATTTCAGATTTTACCAATATCGGCTACCCGCTTGCTGAATTGTCTGAAAATGGTGAGTTGATTATTACCAAACCAGAAGGCTCCGGCGGAGCTGTGAATACTGAAACGATCGCCGAACAGTTGCTGTATGAAGTTTTCGACCCGGAACAGTATGTGACGCCTGATTTGATTGCCGATTTTTCCTCGGTTCGATTATGCCAAAATGGCAACAATCGAGTATCTGTCCTCAATACCCGCGGCTTACCAGCAACATCGACCTATAAGGTGTCGATGGCTTACCATGATGGCTATCAGGCGAGCAGTACGCTGGTGATTCTGGGACCAGAAGTTACTGCGAAAGCACGATTGACAGGGCAGTTGATTCTTGATCGGTTGAAGTCCGCAGGTTTCGAGTTTCAGCGGACCCACATCGAAGTTCTTGGGGCGGGGGATTCGGTTCCGGGAACACTTGTCGCAGGAAAACCTGTCGATGCGGTACTGCATTGCCGTACACGACCCTGA